Proteins from one Rhizobium sp. CB3090 genomic window:
- a CDS encoding aspartate aminotransferase family protein — protein sequence MLDKRNELNAWDRDHFFHPSTHMGMHARGETPTRVIGGGEGVYITDTNGKKSLDAFAGLYCVNVGYGRQKIADAIAEQAKNLAYYHAYVGHGTEASITLAKMIIDRAPKGMSRVYFGLSGSDANETNIKLVWYYNNILGRPEKKKIISRWRGYHGSGVMTGSLTGLELFHKAFDLPREPIRHTEAPYFFRRPDRSMNEEQFAQYCADKLEEMILAEGPETVAAFIGEPILGTGGIVPPPKTYWQKIQAVLDKYDVLLVADEVVTGFGRLGTMFGSDHYGMKPDLITIAKGLTSAYAPLSGSIVSDKMWRVLVQGSDQLGAIGHGWTYSAHPICAAAGIANLELIDELGIVENAASTGAYFRSELAKAVGDHKHVGEVRGDGLMAAVEFVEDKDDRKFFDPAKKIGPQVASALLERGVIGRAMPQGDILGFAPPLCLTRDEANIVVKAAADAIKSVFSNL from the coding sequence ATGTTGGACAAGCGCAACGAACTGAACGCGTGGGACAGGGATCACTTCTTTCATCCCTCGACCCATATGGGAATGCACGCACGCGGCGAAACGCCGACCCGAGTCATCGGCGGCGGCGAAGGCGTCTACATCACCGATACCAACGGCAAGAAGAGCCTCGATGCATTTGCCGGCCTCTACTGCGTCAATGTCGGCTACGGCCGGCAGAAAATCGCCGACGCCATCGCCGAGCAGGCAAAGAACCTCGCCTATTATCACGCCTATGTAGGACACGGCACGGAAGCGTCGATCACGCTTGCCAAGATGATCATCGACCGGGCGCCCAAGGGCATGAGCCGTGTCTATTTCGGCCTCTCCGGCTCGGACGCGAACGAGACAAACATCAAGCTCGTCTGGTACTACAACAATATTCTCGGCAGGCCGGAAAAGAAGAAGATCATTTCGCGCTGGCGCGGCTATCATGGATCAGGGGTCATGACCGGCAGCCTTACCGGCCTCGAACTCTTCCATAAGGCTTTCGACTTGCCGCGGGAACCCATTCGCCATACGGAAGCACCCTATTTCTTCCGGCGCCCCGATCGGTCGATGAATGAAGAACAATTCGCCCAATATTGTGCCGACAAGCTGGAAGAGATGATCCTGGCCGAAGGTCCGGAAACGGTGGCCGCCTTCATCGGCGAACCGATCCTCGGCACCGGCGGCATCGTTCCGCCGCCGAAGACCTATTGGCAGAAGATCCAGGCCGTACTCGACAAATACGACGTCCTTCTCGTCGCCGACGAGGTCGTCACCGGTTTCGGCCGGCTCGGAACCATGTTCGGCTCGGACCATTACGGCATGAAGCCGGATCTGATCACTATCGCCAAGGGCTTGACCTCGGCCTATGCGCCTCTGTCGGGCAGTATCGTCTCCGATAAGATGTGGCGGGTGCTCGTACAGGGTTCCGATCAACTCGGCGCCATCGGCCATGGCTGGACCTATTCCGCCCACCCGATCTGTGCGGCCGCCGGTATTGCCAATCTTGAACTGATCGATGAACTCGGCATCGTGGAAAACGCCGCTTCGACCGGTGCCTATTTCCGCTCCGAGCTCGCCAAGGCTGTCGGCGATCACAAGCATGTCGGCGAGGTCCGTGGCGATGGGCTGATGGCGGCGGTCGAATTCGTCGAAGACAAAGATGACCGCAAGTTCTTCGATCCTGCGAAGAAGATCGGCCCGCAGGTGGCGTCGGCTCTGCTTGAGCGTGGCGTGATCGGACGCGCCATGCCGCAGGGAGACATTCTCGGCTTCGCGCCGCCTCTATGCCTGACGCGCGACGAAGCCAATATCGTCGTCAAGGCTGCGGCGGATGCGATAAAAAGCGTATTCTCAAATCTTTGA